In Girardinichthys multiradiatus isolate DD_20200921_A chromosome 18, DD_fGirMul_XY1, whole genome shotgun sequence, a single window of DNA contains:
- the pak4 gene encoding serine/threonine-protein kinase PAK 4, giving the protein MFAKKKKSRIQISSPSNFEHRVHTDFDEQEQKFVGLPRQWQSLIEDTAKRPKPFIDATVITTVEPRKTIVRGSKLGADGSLTWLLDEFDTMSVTRSNSLRRGSPPIQPRRDSGSSGGVGGEQENGDPQHRHYSHPDRQDRDRHRQDHQGGVDRQRGVHPHLRDEGIQGRPQQQPRGQEPSKAYRDRAGSGQHPSTHRDRDPRDRDQEQVVRRDQPSDHRPKSSYVARDGSPTSPRDKRPLSGPNIRTPNLPITEGVMKTSQQTTGPFNTYPRADSEGGRSPTGQVGRHHESSPQNGPSSSSARGSSTSKPPVSHPHSHHASHPSLTHDSSQHPHSPHPNVPAPRPPVPTGPPGSAAMPQGRSPQREPQRVSHEQFRAALQMVVDPGDPRTYLDHYIKIGEGSTGIVCIATVKTTGKLVAVKKMDLRKQQRRELLFNEVVIMRDYHHENVVEMYNSYLVGDELWVVMEFLEGGALTDIVTHTRMNEEQIATVCLSVLKALSVLHTQGVIHRDIKSDSILLTHDGRVKLSDFGFCAQVSKEVQRRKSLVGTPYWMAPELISRRPYGPEVDIWSLGIMVIEMVDGEPPYFNEPPLKAMKMIRDNLPPKLKNLHKVSPLLKGFLERMLVWEPAQRATANELLKHPFLSKAGPPSCIVPLMRQNRLR; this is encoded by the exons ATGTTTGCCAAAAAGAAGAAGTCTCGAATCCAGATATCTTCCCCCTCCAACTTCGAGCATCGTGTCCACACGGACTTTGACGAGCAGGAGCAGAAGTTTGTCGGGTTGCCTCGCCAATGGCAGTCCCTCATCGAAGACACGGCCAAGAGGCCCAAACCTTTTATCGACGCGACGGTCATCACAACTGTAGAGCCACGAAAG ACAATCGTAAGAGGCAGCAAGCTGGGAGCAGACGGCTCTTTAACGTGGCTGCTGGATGAGTTCGACACCATGTCTGTGACCCGCTCAAACTCCCTGCGACGAGGCAGCCCTCCCATTCAGCCTCGCAGAGACTCCGGCTCTTCAGGTGGAGTAGGGGGAGAACAGGAGAACGGAGACCCTCAGCACAGGCACTACTCACACCCAGACAGACAAGACAG GGACAGACACAGGCAGGACCACCAGGGTGGAGTAGACCGTCAGCGTGGAGTCCATCCTCATCTGAGAGATGAGGGTATACAGGGTCGGCCCCAACAGCAGCCTCGGGGCCAGGAGCCCAGCAAGGCCTACAGGGACCGAGCCGGCTCGGGACAGCACCCTTCTACTCACAGAGACAGAGATCCTCGGGACCGGGACCAG gaGCAGGTGGTTCGCAGGGACCAACCAAGCGACCACAGGCCCAAGTCCAGCTATGTGGCACGCGACGGCAGTCCCACGTCTCCAAGGGACAAGAGGCCTCTCTCCGGACCAAACATTCGAACCCCAAACTTGCCAATAACTGAAGGTGTGATGAAGACCTCCCAACAGACCACAGGGCCGTTTAATACGTACCCGAGGGCAGACAGTGAAGGTGGACGCAGTCCCACGGGACAG GTGGGCCGGCACCATGAATCCTCGCCCCAGAATGGACCCTCCAGCAGCTCCGCCCGAGGCTCTTCCACCTCCAAACCCCCGGTTAGCCACCCGCATTCCCATCATGCCTCCCACCCCAGCCTGACCCATGACTCCTCTCAGCACCCGCACAGCCCTCACCCCAACGTCCCTGCCCCACGTCCCCCTGTGCCCACCGGGCCACCGGGATCAGCCGCTATGCCTCAGGGCCGCTCACCCCAGAGGGAACCGCAGAGGGTTTCCCACGAGCAGTTTAGAGCGGCGCTACAGATGGTGGTTGATCCTGGCGATCCGCGTACCTACCTGGATCACTACATTAAGATCGGTGAGGGGTCCACGGGAATCGTCTGCATCGCCACGGTGAAGACCACAGGAAAACTGGTCGCTGTGAAGAAGATGGACCTGAGGAAGCAACAGCGCAGAGAACTTCTCTTCAATGAG GTGGTGATCATGCGTGACTATCACCATGAGAACGTGGTGGAGATGTACAACAGTTACCTGGTAGGAGATGAACTCTGGGTGGTCATGGAGTTTCTGGAGGGAGGAGCTCTCACTGACATCGTGACGCACACAAG GATGAACGAGGAGCAGATCGCCACCGTGTGTCTGTCCGTTCTAAAGGCGCTGTCCGTCCTGCACACTCAGGGTGTGATCCACAGAGACATCAAGAGCGACTCCATCCTCCTGACTCACGATGGCCGG GTGAAGCTGTCAGACTTTGGTTTCTGCGCTCAGGTTTCTAAGGAAGTCCAGAGAAGGAAGTCTCTGGTCGGAACGCCATACTGGATGGCACCAGAGCTTATATCCAGGCGGCCTTATGGACCAGAG GTGGACATCTGGTCTCTGGGCATCATGGTGATAGAGATGGTGGACGGAGAGCCACCATACTTCAATGAGCCGCCGCTCAAAGCCATGAAGATGATTCGGGACAATCTGCCCCCCAAACTGAAGAACTTACACAAG